Sequence from the [Clostridium] scindens genome:
ACAGGAGGACAACCATGGAATTTAACGAAAAACTACAGCAGCTTAGGACTGGGAAAGGCTTGACACAGGAACAACTAGCGGAGCATTTATATGTATCACGAACAGCAATTTCAAAATGGGAAAGCGGCAAAGGCTACCCTAACATTGAGTCGCTCAAGTGTATTTCCAAATTTTTTTCTGTAACCATAGATGAACTGTTATCAAGTGATGAACTGATTACCCTTGCAGAAACCGAAAACCATTCTAATGTAAAAAGGATTTATAACATTATCAGCGGAATAATAGATGTATTGGCAGTTGCGCTTATCGTATTACCCATCTATGGAGAACCTCAAGGTAACTATTTTTACCATGTAAATCTTCTGTCAATTGCTCGGTTATCTAATATAGATATTGGAATACATTGGGCTATCTATTTACTTATAATTGGGCTAGGAATCGCCAGACTTGCTTTTATTTCTTTTGATAAAGAACGCTTGTGTAGCATTATCTCAAAAATTTCTGTCGCAATAGGGGCGGCAGCAATCTGTTTATTTGCAGCGGCAAGAGAACCATACGTAACTATACTGCTATTTTTGTTTTTTGCTGCTAAGATATTTTTATTGCTACAGCAAAGTAGGACAAAATAAAAATAGTCATAAATTCCTTAAAAACAGGCTCTGACACGGTAAGTGTCGGAACTTTTTTTATTGTGACGGTAGGTTTCTTGCACTTCGAGTTATGTGGATAGATAATCAAAGTGAACTTGCAAATAATTTATCACAACCAAAAGAAAGGAATGTATAGTATGCAAAAGAAATCAAAGAAATGTATCATCAAATCAGGAATTCTGTTTCTAATTTTTATGCTTTTTACTGTTATGATTAAGACCATTGATGTACAGCCCATCGGACCGGAACAGTCTATAATAGGACTTGCCACTCTTAATCAGTTTGTATTTAACCTTTTTGGAGTGAACCTACTTTGGTATAGCATTACTGACTGGCTGGGGGTTGTTGCCATAGTAATTGCTTTGGGGTTTGCAATCTTAGGACTAATCCAACTCATACGACGTAAAAGCATTTGGAAAGTTGATCCACGCATTTTATTGCTTGGTGCATTTTATTTTATCGTCATTTTATTTTATGTTTTCTTTGAATTTGTAATCATCAATTATCGACCGATAATTCTTTCTCAAAATTTAGAAGCATCTTTTCCATCCTCTCATACAATGATTGTAATTTGTATTATGGCTACAGCAATGCTACAGTTTCATTATTATTTACGCGACAAGAAAATTTGTCTATGGATAATAGATATGGTTTCTGTTTTGATTATTGTGGTAACGGTAGTAGGAAGACTTATATCGGGAGTTCATTGGTTTACTGACATCGTGGCAGGCATTTTACTCTCATCAGCATTAGTTGCTCTTTATTATTCCACCCTAAAATATATGGAGGAAAAGAAAATCTAAGAATAAATAATTCCATATACTGACGCACGACGGCAAAAGAAAAAAGCCGTCGTTTCTTTACTACAAACCCCCGGATTGGAGGGGGTGAGAACATGAACCCTGCTCGGCTTGAATGGCAGATCCGGTGCGAGTTTAATGCGTGCTGCAAGCGCACGTTACGCAATGAACTGATTGACGCATGCCGTGTTGCTGTACTTTTTTTCAACATGACTGAAGTTGAGATTGCGGAAGCAATGAAAAGTGCCATAAGGAAGCATTACAGTATATCATGGGACATTCTAGCATCAACATGACGTTGAACTATTATGCTCATGCCATTTCTGACAGTGCATTAGCGGAAATGGATCGGTTGATTGCGTAGCAGTAATTAGAGGTTTTACTACACTACTATATTAACCTTGTTGATGCAGCCAGAATAAAAGTTACAGGCGCGTTCGTAACAGATTTACAATTGATAATCGGCATGATAAAATATAGAAATCAAAAGGAAGCATTGATGAAGTATGTAAACCAGAACAGAGAGTATTTTAGCAGACTGGATCAAGAGACATTCCAGGCAGTACAGGCGTTCTTGAATTCGGGGTAAAGGCTGGAAATCAGGGGAATGATATTGGCATACCGTGATATGAAAATAGCGGCTCAGGAGATCGCCGTAAAATTGATGGATAAGTATGGCCTATCCCAGGAGGATGCGCTAAGGATGATTCGAGATTGTAAATAGCAAGTTGGAAATAGCGGATAATAAAAAATTGCCGGGCAGTCCTGCCCGGCATATTCTTTCTTAAAGTACAAGAAAAATGCTTAGGCATATTTGAAATTTTGTAATGATTTTTTATGAACTTGATAGAAAATACGATACTGCAGACGAAGTAATTAATAGATGCAAAATCTATCGCTTGCCTGCGCGGGAGAAATGACATGAAGATAACAGAGACTAATTTTGTAGAACAATTAAAAGAGCATAATGAAAAGGCGCTCTCTTACATGATACAACAGTATGGAGGCCTGCTTTCTTCCGTGGTCAACAGACATCTGCGCCTGATGAAAGAGTATCGGGAAGAGTGCCTGAATGACGTATTTTTAGGCATTTGGAAGAATATTGGATACTACGATGAGAAAAAGAGTAGTTTTGCCAATTGGGCTGCCGGCATTGCCAGATATAAAGCGGTTGACTATCTCAGAAAGTATTATAAGAATGCCAGTTATGAGAATATCGACGATCTGGACATTCCACAAGATGATAAAGGATTGGAAGAGATCGTAGAGCGTGAAATATCCGATGAATTGGAACAGATGCTAGGCTGTCTGGGAGAACAGGACAAGGAGATATTCCTGAAGTTATACATGGAAGAAAAGGATATGGAGCAGGTGAGCCAGGAGACAGGGCTATCAAAAAATGTAATCTATAACAGGATATCCAGAGGCAGGAGGAAGATACAGAAAGAATATCCCGGAGAGAAGGAGGCATAAAAATGAAGAATATATATGAATTGATGAATGAGATCAAGACGGATACAGAAGATTATCCGCAAGAAGTGTTATCTGAATTCGAGGCGAAAAAATGGAACAAGAAATTGTCGAAGGAACTGAAGCGGCCAAGAAGGAAAAAGTATGCATCCATCGCAGCATGCGCAGTTATCTGTATGGCACTGCTGGCGGCAGGGCCGTTCAGGGAACAGGTAAAAGCGGCTATGAATTCAACCATAGATTCCTTGAACGAATGGCTGGCTATGGATATTACAGATAGGGATATTTCGCCTTATACGAACGTCATCAATACAAGCGTAAAAGATGACAAAATTGATGTGAAGGTTGAAGCCGTGGTTGTAGATGATCGGGAACTTCTGATATCTACAATTCAGGATTTCTCTAAGAGAAAAGACATAAAAAAACATATGAAGCAGCTGGATGGCGATGTGGAACGGCTGGGAATATGGGGACTGGAATTTGACTCCTTTGATGAGATAAGAAAAGAATTAAAAGAAAGACCGGAGGAGGATCCGATTTATAACGAGATTCCGTTTCTTGGTACTATAGTCACTCTCGATGGGGAGCAGATAAAAGGAACGCAGATGATTAAGCCAAAGGATTATGAAAAGGGGAAGATGCGCGTCATATACAGGTATGATATTGACAGAAAAGAAGCATTTGACCTGTCAAAAGAACTGGAGATGAAGATAGAATTCCAGGATGTGAATCGTATCAGCGATGGAAAATGGGAATTTGCATTTAAGGCTGATGGCAGAGAACTGGCGGCCAATACGATGACGGTGGATCTGGACCAGAAGGTAGCGCTGCCCGATGGCAGCGAGATCCGGCTGACTTCTTATAAAAAGAATGAACTGGGAACCTATATTTACTATGAAGGCAAGACGCCGAAGAATTATTCGACACAGTTCAGAGGAACCAATGACAGAGAAGAAACGGTGTGGTTTATTGATTATGGGAATGGAAGGTTCCAGCTGGATCTATGGAACGAGATGAGGACGCAGGATATTGAGAGCCTGACTTTATCCGTATATAGTGCACAGAGAACTTCGAAAGACCAGAGCGTCAAGGAAAGCAGTTACAAGCCATATGGAGAGCCGTTCACAATTCCCGCAAAGTAGGCAGAAGAAATACCAATAGAAAAAGAGAACTGCGCCTGAATATCAAGCGCAGTTCCCGATTAAGACAGACAGTTATTCAAATTTGATATACTGTACGCTATAAGGCGGCAGATCGATCTGGCCATCTAGCTTTACCTCCAATTGGGCCACAAGTTCCTTGGCATTGCCGTTCAGATCCTGATGGCAGGCTGTATAAGGAGTATCTGCCGCATTGATAGCAACGATGATCCGCTCCGTATCAGAGCAGCGTTCGAATACCAGCTGGTGGTTCTGTATAATGATATTCTTATATGAGCCATTGCAGAGGGCATCGCTGTTCTGTCGGATGCGGATTAATTGTTTGATATACTCGGTAAGTTCATTCGGCATAGGGGTTTCGAAGCAGGGGCGCAGGGCATAGTCATTGTCCGGCGCCTTTTCCCCGGGCTGCCCCCATTCGCTGCCGTAATAGAGGCATGGGATGCCTGGCATCCCAAACAGCAGGCCATAGGCGAGTGGGATATGCTTATCGTTGGTCAGTATGCTGGCAAGCCGGGTTACATCATGGTTATCTACGAAAGTTACCAAATGCTTGCCCCGATAAATGCACCAGGGATCAGGGCCAAACTGCCGGTGCAGGGAATGGGCGATCTCGAAAAGATTCATAGAGTTAAAACTGGAATAAATCCCCTTGTAACACTCATAGTTTGTGCAGCTGTGAAGCATCCGTTCATTTACGATCAGATTATAGTCTCCAAATAATACTTCGCCGATCAATACGAACCCATCCTTTAATTCCTCCACATAGGAGCGCAGTCTTTGCATAAAGCCATGGTCCAGACTATAGGCCACGTCCAGGCGCAGCCCGTCGATGTCAAACGTATCCACCCAGTATTTAACACATTCCAGAAGATAGTCTGCGACGGCCGGATTCTGAAGGTTCAGTTTTACCAATTCAAAATGTCCTTCCCAGCCTTCATACCAGAACCCATCATTATAATTGCTGTTGCCGTCGAAATTGATATGGAACCAGTCTTTATACGGGGAATCCCACTTCTTTTCCTGTACGTCCTTAAATGCCCAGAATCCGCGGCCTACATGGTTGAATACGCCGTCCAGGACGATTTTTACTCCATGTGCGTGCAAGTCTTTGCATACACTGGCAAAATCATCATTTGTGCCAAGTCGGCAGTCGATTTTCTTAAAATCCCGGGTATCATACCCGTGGCTGTCGGATTCAAAGATCGGATTCAGCAAGATAGAGTCCACGCCCAGTTCCTGAAGATATCCTGACCAGTCTAGCAGCTTGCGGATGCGGGGAACACATTCCCCGTCATTCTGCGTAGGCGCTCCGCAGAATCCTATTGGATATATTTGATAAAATACGCTGTTATAAGCCCACATAGTTTAAACCTCTCTTTCCTCTAACGAAAATATATGACGGAGGCAGGATATGCCGCCAGTTCATATTATATCAAAAAGAGAAGGAATATACTATACCTGCCGGCATTTCGTTTGACAGCGCTTTTAAGGGCAGTATATAATAAAGGAAGAGATTCCCAGGGTATTAGAATGGGGAAAGAGAAATACATGCTTGGCGGAAGGAGCGGATTATGGCGGAAAAGATAATAGAGACAATGGATTATGGAAGCCTGGTGGATCTTTTCGTGAAATCTGGCCTGGAGATTCATCCAGACGATCCGGTACCAGATGGGCTGGTAACTTGCTTCAGGCTGGAAGATGAGATCACGGGGGAACGCTATGGAGCAGCAGGACTTTGCTTTGATGCAGAAGAATATATTCTAAGATGCGTGGCTGTGGAAGAGGCGCAAAGAGGAAGAGGATATGGAATACGCCTGGTTGACGCGGTCATGAAGAAGGCTGAAGAGATGGGGGCTGTAAGAATCTGGCTGACAGCAAAAGTGCCGGAATTCTATAAAAAGTTTGGCTTTCAGATCGTAAAAAGAGAAGATGCGCCATTTCAGGCAAAATGTATAGAGTGTCCACAATATCACAATGGCTGCGACTCCGAAGTAATGGTGTATGATTATTTGGAAAGAAAAAATGAACCGGGTTAAGATTCCCGGTTCATTTCGCGTTTCAAAAAGAATAAAAACCATATAAGAAGGAGCACGCCTTTAAATATGCTGGTGATTGTAATGCTCCACCAGATTCCGTTTAGGCCTAAAGCCGTTTGAGTGAGGACCAGCGCCAGAGGAATCCTTGAAGCGGTGAATAGGATGCTTACGATAGAAGGCGGAATCGTCCTTCCATACCCTGAGAAAGCGCCTGCGGTTGTAATCTCCACGCTCATGAATAACTGGGAAACGCCCAGTATGATCAGGTAGTCAATACCCAGCGGGATTACATCTGCTTCCCGGATAAAGATTCGGAAGATCGGCTCCGGACAAAGGATTAGCAGCAAAGTGCAGAGAACGCCCCAGATGAGGACGATACCCATGGCGGAGGAGTAGCCCTTCTTGATACGGGTCCGGTTTCCGGCACCATGGTTCTGAGCAATAAAGGAGTTTACAGCGGCGGCAAATCCATCCGATGTCATCCAGGAAATGGACTCTATCTGAGAGCCTACCTTCTGTACTGCTACGGCAGCATCTCCATAGCCTGCTACGAGCCGGGCAATAATCATGGAGATTGCCGTAAAAATCATACTCTGTATAGAGGTTGGAACGCCGATCTTTATAATCGAAGCCATCGCTTTTGAATCCGGCTTTTTACGGACATCTACCTTATGAAAGATCAGGTCATCCTTGGACGCGTAATACAAGAACATCATCGTTACGATAAACTGCGCGATCACGGTTGCCACAGCCGCACCGAGTACTTGCATGCGGGGGAACGGGCCGATGCCAAAGATCAGCATCGGATCCAATACGATGTTGACCGCAAGTCCGGCCGTCGTGGCAAGGAATGCAGCCCGGCTGTTCCCTATGGCGGTAAAAAGGCCGGTGAAGGTCTGGTTTAAAAATGAAAAGATGACAAATCCGCAGGTAACTTGAAGATAAACCTGGGCATCTGCAATTACTTTCGGGCTGTTCAGCCGAAAGAAGCCAATGAAGGGCGTTGAAAATATAACACAGGCAGCGCCATACAAGATTCCGAATAAGATGGCCAGCTGAAGGGCGTTCGAGGCATATCTTGATGCATCTTCCCTGCGTCCTGCTCCCAGTGCATGCCCGACATTGACCTGTCCGCCCATCTTGGATAAGGCAGCCAGTCCGTTGGACAGCCACATATACATGCCTGCGGCGCCCACTGCAGCAACCGCGTTGCTTCCAATCTGCCCAATCCAGATCATATCCGTCAGATTATAGGCCATCTGGATCAGCGAGGTTGCCATAATAGGAATGGCCAGCCTGGTCAGTGACGGCAGGACAGGCCCATTTAGTAAATCTACATTTTTCTGCATAATAATATCCCCCGAGAAAATACTTGAAAATCAAAGCGAAGATATTATAACATATAAAATCAAGGAAAGACAGGAAGATTCTGACAAAAACCACAGAAAAATTCCAGAAAAATGGTTGACACGCGTGGCACCGTATAATATAATAAGGCAGTATGACAAAAGGAGAAACAGCACGAAGCCAAAGCCCCGGAGTCTTGCTGATTTCGATATAATTATCATGAAAATGTTAATGATTCACAGGAGGTAAACCAATGAAGACTTATATGGCTAATCCAGATAAGATTGAAAGAAAATGGTATGTAGTTGACGCTACGGGATATACATTAGGACGCTTGGCATCAGAAGTAGCTAAGGTTTTAAGAGGTAAGAACAAGCCGGAATTTACTCCGCATGTCGACACAGGCGATTATGTAGTAGTAGTAAATGCTGAGAAGATTAAAGTAACAGGCAAGAAGATGAATCAGAAGATTTATTACAACCACTCTGACTATGTTGGCGGAATGAGAGAGACCACGCTGTCTGAGATGATGGATAAGAAGCCTGAGAAAGTAATCGAGCTTGCTGTAAAGGGAATGCTTCCAAAAGGACCTTTAGGAAGAGCAATGATTAAGAAACTTCACGTATATGCTGGACCAGAGCATGAGCAGCAGGCTCAGAAGCCAGTAGAACTGAAATTTTAAGGAGAGGTTGAAAGGAGGACATTACAGTGGCTAAAGCAAGATTCTACGGAACAGGAAGAAGAAAGAAATCTATCGCAAGAGTATATTTGGTACCAGGAACAGGTAACATCACAATAAATAAGAGAAATATTGATGAATATTTCGGACTTGAGACTTTAAAGGTTGTTGTTCGCCAGCCGTTGGTTGCAACAGAGACGAATGATAAGTTCGATGTGATCGTTAACGTTAAGGGCGGCGGATACACAGGACAGGCTGGAGCAATCCGTCACGGAATCTCAAGAGCGCTTCTTGAGGCAGACGCAGACTACAGGCCAGTGCTTAAGAAAGCAGGATTCCTGACTCGTGACCCACGTATGAAAGAGCGTAAGAAATACGGTCTCAAAGCTGCACGTCGTGCACCACAGTTCAGCAAGAGATAATCTGTTATTATTAATGTATATAAAACCCACAGACTTGATGTTTGTGGGTTTTTTTAATACGATAAATGTGGTTTGCCTTATTATATAAAATTTCTTACGGATATAAAGTAAACTATATATCATAATGATGAAAAAGATAAAATAGAAGAACAATGAATAGAATCAATCATATTATGCTTTCAAAAACTGTACAGGCTGTACTAAAGAAAGATTATTCAGTATATATTGATTTTGAAGATGGAAAGGGGCTATCGCACTCATTACTTAGAGCGACAGCCTCTCATTTTAATAAAAATTGTAAACCGTTGCAATGGAAGAGTTGACAATAAAAAGGTTATTGTTTATAGTTACTAAGAAGATTGCAAAGGAGGAAAAGTATATGACTTTAGTAGAAGAATTAAAAGAGATGGTTATGAGTAATGGAAGACTGTCAAGGGAAGAAGCCTGTGCTCTTTTCCGGGAACCATTAGAAGAACTTAGCCGTGCTGCAGACGAGATCAGGAGGCATTATTGCAAAGACGGGTTTGATATCTGTACGATCGTCAATGGAAAAAGCGGCAGGTGTTCTGAGAACTGCAAGTATTGCGCGCAATCCTCCTTCTATCATACAGAGGCAGTAGAATATCCTCTTATGGATGCCAAAGAGATCTTGGATAAGGCTATCGATAATGCCAGGCGCGGGGTGCTGCGCTATTCGATCGTGACATCGGGAAGGCGCCTTGGCGATAAGGAAATTGATCAGATGTGCAGGACTATCCGTAAAATTAAGGAAACAGTGGATATCGAGATCTGCGTTTCTTTTGGACTTCTCGACAAGGAACAGTTTGTAAGACTTCGGGATGCAGGCGTATCCCGGGTACATAACAATCTGGAGACGTCCAGAAAGAACTTCCCGCGTGTATGCACGACCCACACCTTTGACGATAAAGTGGCAGCCATCCGCGCTGCCCAGGATGCGGGGCTGAATGTGTGCAGTGGTGGCATTATGGGACTTGGCGAGACGGAAGAAGATCGAATTGATATGGCGTTTGCCCTGAAAGAGTTAGGAATTAAAAGCGTGCCGATCAACATGCTGAACCCGATTCCGGGAACGCCATATGAAAACGTCCCAAGGCTTAAGGAAGAAGAAATGAAAAGGATCGTCGCCATATACCGCTTTATCCTTCCGTCTGCTGCCATAAGGCTGGCAGGAGGAAGAGGGCTGCTTGCAGATAAAGGGGAAGGATGCTTTCGGTCGGGAGCCAATGCAGTCATATCGGGGGATATGCTGACCACCTCAGGGTATACCATTGAGTCGGATCTGGAGATGATCGGGAGATTAGGGTACAGGACAGCCCTCTGTAACGGGTAAGGCCTTTTTCCATTTTTCCATAGGCTAATAGCATAATCTGTGATAAAATAGAAAGCATATAATTGCTGCACAAGAATGTGACGATTGCGGCAAGGAAGAAAGGATGATGAGGATGGGGGAATTTGTAATCAGCTGCTGTTCAACAGCAGACCTTACAGAAGAGCATTTTAAAACACGTAAAATATCATACATCTGTTTCCATTATGAACTGGATGGGAAAGAATATGCCGATGATCTTGGGAAATCACTTCCCTTTGACCAGTTTTACCAGGCAATGATGAATGGCGCCCAGACCAAGACGTCGCAAGTAAACGCAGAAGAGTTTACGGAATATTTTGAGGGATTCCTGAAGGAGGGAAAAGATATCCTGCATGTATGCCTGTCATCAGGCATCTCTGGCGTAATCAATTCGGCCGTGATTGCAAAGGGAGACCTAGAGGAGCAGTATCCGGACAGGAAGATTTATATAGTGGACTCACTGGGAGCATCTGCGGGATATGGGCTTTTGATGGATCAGCTGGCAGATCTGCGTGATGAGGGGAAAAGTATTGAAGAAGTCTATCAATGGGCCTTGGATAACAGGCTGAAACTACACCACTGGTTCTTTTCTACAGACTTGACCTTCTATATCCGAGGAGGCCGCATATCCAAGACGGCGGGATTTATCGGTGGAGCATTGAATATCTGCCCGCTGCTTGATATGGACAAGGAAGGACATCTGGTTCCAAGATTTAAGATACGAACGAAGCGGAAGGTAATCAAGGCTATAGTAGACAAGATGGAAGAATATGCACAGGGCGGCCTTGAATATTCGGGCAAATGCTATATCTCCCACTCCTATTGCTATGAAGATGCCAAGGAAGTGGCCCGGCTTATTGAAGAGCGGTTTCCAAAGCTGAATGGAAAAGTTGAGATTAATAATGTAGGCACGACCATAGGAAGTCATACGGGTCCCGGAACCGTTGCGCTGTTTTTCTGGGGGAGCGACAGAAACTAGGAGGGTCGGGCTTGATTCTCCTGAAGAGGATTCCTTACCACTTACCGCTGGTTTCCATACCACTTGCTGAAATATTGTTTACTTTCCATCCCAGTTATGGTTAGATAACACCAGGGAGAGGGAAAGATGAAAATACGCATAGAAATCGAAGACAACTTAACAGAGGAAGAGATTATTATACGCAGCGGCAGCCTGAATGCGAAGGTTCAGATGATCCAGAAGGCTATTGCCGAGGCGGTGGACAAAGAGCAGAAGATGTCATTCTTTAAAGGGGACACGGAATATTATCTGCAGCTTGCCGAGATTCTGTTTTTTGAGACAGAAGATGGAGAAGTATATGCTCATACGAGGAAAGAGACCTATCAGGCTAAGTACCGCCTGTATGAACTGGAAGAGGCTCTTCCTGGATATTTTATGAGGGTGTCCAAGTCGACGATATTGAATACGAAGAGAATCTATGCGATTACAAGAACGCTGCCCTCATCCTGCACGGTAGAATTCCAGGGTACGCACAAGCAAGCGTATGTATCCAGGTATTACTACAAGCCGCTTAGGGATAGATTGGAAGAAAAGAGGTAAGGATATGAAGAAGGAACGGATATTTTGGGGATTATTTTTTATAGTTGCGGCAATTTTTCTGCTTGTAAGCCGGCTGGGGTTCCTGGGGGACATTGGCTTATGGAGTTTGCTGCTTACGGTATTCTTTGTCGCATGCCTGGTAAAAAGCATTGCCCATAAGAGTGTTAGCGGCGTGCTGTTCGCGGTGGCGTTCTTATGCATTGTATACGCAAAGCCTCTGGGGATCGAGGCGATTACGCCGTGGCCGGTGCTTGGGGCGGCTGCCTTAGGAAGTATAGGAATCAGTTTCTTATACCATCCCAGAAGGGATTACAGGAATTATGGATGCTGGGGACGCGGCAATCATTATTCAACGGAGACAGAAGAGACTGTGGATGGAAGCCAGATGGAGTTTAGTACTTCATTTGCAGGCAGTATCAAATATGTTAATTCCGATGATTTCCAGAGTGCGGACTTAAAATGTTCGTTTGGCTCGCTGAAGGTGTATTTTGACAATGCTATGATTCAGAATGGCGCGGCGAGGATATTCCTGGATGTTTCATTTGGCGGGGTCGAATTGTTTGTTCCCAAGGAATGGAACGTGGTGAATAATGTAAGCGCATCTTTTGGATCTGTGGACGAGAAGAATTCCAGCAGGAGTTCAGGAGTACCTGTAGTGACGCTGACGGGAAAGGTAAGTTTTGGAGGTATAGAAATAGTATATATTTAAGGAGCAATCAATAGCAGTTATACTTTTGAAATTAAGAAGACTCGGTTGCAAGAGGCAAGGAAAAAGGATTTCCTTGCTTCTTTTTTGGATGAAATAAGATTCCGATATACATTGCTATAAAATGTTCTTGACATTTCTAACTGTACATGATAAAGTTACAGTAATAAATGTAACATTTAAATATACAGTTTGAAAAGAGGTATGGAAATGAAAAAGTATCAGGATATTATCATTGGTTTTGGCAAAGGCGGAAAGACGCTTGCAACAGCACTAAAAAAGGCGGGACGGGAAGTCGCGCTGATTGAAAAATCCGATCAGATGTATGGAGGCACCTGTATTAATGTGGCCTGCATCCCATCAAAGTTTCTGGAGAATGAAGCACGCAGATCAAGCATGATAGGC
This genomic interval carries:
- a CDS encoding LytTR family DNA-binding domain-containing protein, whose amino-acid sequence is MKIRIEIEDNLTEEEIIIRSGSLNAKVQMIQKAIAEAVDKEQKMSFFKGDTEYYLQLAEILFFETEDGEVYAHTRKETYQAKYRLYELEEALPGYFMRVSKSTILNTKRIYAITRTLPSSCTVEFQGTHKQAYVSRYYYKPLRDRLEEKR
- a CDS encoding DegV family protein; this translates as MGEFVISCCSTADLTEEHFKTRKISYICFHYELDGKEYADDLGKSLPFDQFYQAMMNGAQTKTSQVNAEEFTEYFEGFLKEGKDILHVCLSSGISGVINSAVIAKGDLEEQYPDRKIYIVDSLGASAGYGLLMDQLADLRDEGKSIEEVYQWALDNRLKLHHWFFSTDLTFYIRGGRISKTAGFIGGALNICPLLDMDKEGHLVPRFKIRTKRKVIKAIVDKMEEYAQGGLEYSGKCYISHSYCYEDAKEVARLIEERFPKLNGKVEINNVGTTIGSHTGPGTVALFFWGSDRN
- a CDS encoding LiaF transmembrane domain-containing protein, with translation MKKERIFWGLFFIVAAIFLLVSRLGFLGDIGLWSLLLTVFFVACLVKSIAHKSVSGVLFAVAFLCIVYAKPLGIEAITPWPVLGAAALGSIGISFLYHPRRDYRNYGCWGRGNHYSTETEETVDGSQMEFSTSFAGSIKYVNSDDFQSADLKCSFGSLKVYFDNAMIQNGAARIFLDVSFGGVELFVPKEWNVVNNVSASFGSVDEKNSSRSSGVPVVTLTGKVSFGGIEIVYI